In the genome of Tannockella kyphosi, one region contains:
- a CDS encoding ABC transporter ATP-binding protein, which produces MKKNILHFYKYTKGYRKYFLLAISMTFISVGFYFLIPQVMCFVIDSVIGNEPFNLPNLFVQWIEQIGGRVWLQEHLILVACVALFFSVLSYLCDFTSRASIGKASESVVKVIRDSLFEHIQYLPYSWHAKNQTGDIIQRCTMDVELIYSFLSSQLQQLIKTVSLILVACIMMFQMNVTLTIVVLCFIPVTLTYSSIFYHLTGKKFEKADECEGELTAIVQENLTGVRVVRAFGRQAYEMDKFNEKHEEFTDLWVSLGNLLGLNWGFGDVVSLLQTLAVVLFGCYLAVNGSLSAGEFLTFVSYNSMLIWPTRNLGRILSDLSKTTISSTRLFEILDSPLEDSSATKDFHDGDIVFEQVSFAYENHLVIDDVSFEIKQGSSLGILGITGSGKSTLMYLLDHLYELEKGTISIDGINIIDIDLHQLRKNIGIVLQEPFLFSKSFEENIGDGSDENDIDKIRYFSKLACIDDTIVGFKEGYQTQIGERGVTISGGQKQRVAIARMLMQETPIKIFDDSLCAVDMETDAMIQKALKEHVKGTTIIIANRISTIMHCDTIIVMDKGKIVQIGNHQELIQLVGIYQTVYHTQKAVMKDEK; this is translated from the coding sequence ATGAAAAAGAATATTTTACATTTTTATAAATATACCAAAGGTTATCGTAAATATTTCCTTCTAGCAATAAGTATGACATTTATTAGTGTTGGATTTTATTTTTTAATACCTCAAGTAATGTGTTTTGTAATAGATAGTGTAATTGGTAATGAACCTTTTAACTTACCTAATTTATTTGTTCAATGGATTGAACAAATAGGAGGTAGAGTATGGTTACAAGAACATTTGATTTTAGTAGCATGTGTTGCTCTTTTTTTTAGTGTTCTATCCTATCTTTGTGACTTTACTAGTCGAGCAAGTATTGGTAAAGCTAGTGAGAGTGTAGTAAAAGTAATACGTGATAGTTTGTTTGAACATATTCAATATCTTCCTTATTCTTGGCATGCCAAGAATCAAACAGGAGATATTATTCAAAGATGTACAATGGATGTAGAATTGATTTATTCTTTTTTATCTTCGCAATTACAACAATTAATTAAGACAGTTTCATTAATTTTAGTAGCTTGTATAATGATGTTTCAAATGAATGTTACATTAACGATAGTAGTTTTATGTTTTATTCCAGTTACATTAACGTATTCTTCTATCTTTTATCATTTAACAGGTAAAAAATTTGAAAAAGCAGATGAATGTGAAGGGGAATTAACAGCGATAGTACAGGAGAATTTAACAGGTGTGCGTGTTGTAAGAGCTTTTGGTAGACAGGCTTATGAAATGGATAAGTTTAATGAAAAGCATGAAGAGTTTACAGATTTATGGGTTAGTTTAGGAAATTTATTAGGTTTGAATTGGGGATTTGGGGATGTTGTTTCTTTGTTACAAACATTAGCTGTTGTTTTGTTTGGATGTTATTTGGCAGTAAATGGAAGTTTAAGTGCAGGAGAGTTTTTAACGTTTGTTTCTTATAATTCAATGTTAATATGGCCAACTAGAAATTTAGGAAGAATTTTATCAGACTTAAGTAAGACAACAATTAGTAGTACTCGTTTGTTTGAAATATTAGATAGTCCTTTAGAAGATAGCAGTGCTACAAAAGATTTTCATGATGGAGATATTGTTTTTGAACAAGTTTCTTTTGCTTATGAAAACCACTTAGTTATTGATGATGTTTCTTTTGAAATAAAACAAGGAAGTTCTTTAGGTATTTTAGGTATTACTGGTAGTGGAAAGTCTACATTAATGTATTTATTAGATCATCTATATGAATTAGAAAAAGGAACTATTTCTATTGATGGAATCAATATCATAGATATTGATTTACATCAGTTAAGAAAGAATATTGGAATTGTGTTACAGGAGCCTTTTTTGTTCTCTAAAAGTTTTGAAGAAAATATTGGTGATGGAAGTGATGAAAATGATATTGATAAAATAAGATATTTTTCTAAGCTTGCATGTATTGATGATACGATTGTAGGATTTAAAGAAGGGTATCAAACTCAAATAGGTGAAAGAGGAGTAACGATATCTGGTGGACAAAAGCAACGTGTTGCAATCGCTAGAATGTTGATGCAAGAAACACCGATTAAGATATTTGATGATTCACTGTGTGCTGTAGATATGGAAACAGATGCTATGATACAAAAAGCATTAAAAGAACATGTAAAAGGAACAACTATTATTATTGCAAATAGAATTTCAACTATTATGCATTGTGATACGATTATTGTTATGGATAAAGGGAAAATAGTACAAATAGGAAATCATCAAGAATTAATCCAACTTGTTGGTATTTATCAAACTGTTTATCATACACAAAAGGCGGTAATGAAAGATGAAAAATAG
- a CDS encoding ABC transporter ATP-binding protein, with product MKNSRIINMYQTWKKLYPFIKPYNIKIIQLTILMLLCAFIDAIIPLGSGYVIDYFIVPNQLEGIGMFAIICIFIIFIQGVLTLLMARVALKVEMYIGRDLRKAMYEHLQSLSFDYFNKTPVGTIVARLMSDTGKIGTVFAWCLIDIVWSLAFIVGSIILMCIINFQLALLILCIVPIILFTTYFFQMRLLKANRVVRENNAQITRALNEGISGAKTSKTLAIEQDNIASFKTVTNNMKQSSVRTIMLNAVFIPCVSFFTSIAICLVLVNGGYAVIFDVIAIGEFTIFINYAMNIADPVQQLAKSISTLIATQVNVERCNELLEIEQQIQDSKEVIEKYGTVFNPKVHHYEPINGDIDFKNVSFRYADGNVNVLENFNLEVKAGQTIAIVGQTGAGKSTLVNLICRFFEPTSGEIWIDGIDYRQRGLLWLHSNIGYVLQTPHLFSGTIKDNIRYGNLEASDKDIQEAAKLVNAHDFIMELELGYDSIVGEGGDGLSLGQKQLISFARAIVSNPKIFVLDEATASIDTKTEQLIQQAISNLLGTRTSFIVAHRLSTIRQADKILVVDNGKIIESGNHQELLEKQGAYASLYIKQFQEETMSILKDR from the coding sequence ATGAAAAATAGTCGTATAATAAACATGTATCAAACATGGAAGAAACTATATCCTTTTATTAAACCCTATAACATTAAAATAATTCAATTAACTATTTTAATGTTATTATGTGCTTTTATTGATGCTATTATTCCATTAGGATCTGGTTATGTGATTGATTATTTTATTGTTCCAAATCAATTAGAAGGAATTGGAATGTTTGCGATTATATGTATTTTTATAATCTTTATACAAGGAGTACTAACTTTATTAATGGCGAGAGTAGCTTTAAAGGTAGAAATGTATATTGGTAGAGATTTAAGAAAAGCAATGTATGAGCATTTACAATCATTAAGTTTTGATTATTTTAATAAAACACCAGTAGGAACAATTGTTGCAAGACTAATGAGTGATACAGGAAAGATTGGTACTGTATTTGCTTGGTGTTTAATTGATATTGTATGGAGCTTAGCTTTTATTGTTGGTTCCATTATATTGATGTGTATTATTAATTTTCAATTAGCACTACTTATTTTATGTATTGTTCCCATTATTTTATTTACTACCTACTTCTTTCAAATGAGATTATTAAAAGCAAATCGTGTTGTAAGAGAAAATAATGCACAAATAACAAGAGCTTTAAATGAAGGTATTAGTGGGGCAAAAACATCGAAAACATTAGCGATAGAACAAGATAATATTGCTTCATTTAAAACAGTAACAAATAATATGAAACAAAGTAGTGTTCGTACTATTATGTTAAATGCTGTCTTTATTCCATGTGTATCATTCTTTACATCTATTGCTATTTGTTTAGTTTTAGTAAATGGTGGTTATGCAGTTATTTTTGATGTTATTGCTATAGGAGAATTTACTATCTTTATTAACTATGCAATGAATATTGCGGATCCTGTTCAACAACTTGCCAAATCTATTTCTACATTAATTGCAACGCAAGTAAATGTAGAAAGATGCAATGAGTTGTTAGAAATAGAACAACAAATTCAAGATTCTAAAGAAGTGATTGAAAAATATGGAACAGTATTTAATCCTAAAGTTCATCATTATGAACCTATAAATGGAGATATTGATTTTAAAAATGTTTCATTTAGATATGCAGATGGAAATGTGAATGTTTTAGAAAACTTTAATTTAGAAGTAAAAGCAGGTCAAACTATTGCAATTGTAGGACAAACAGGAGCAGGTAAATCAACATTAGTTAATCTTATTTGTCGTTTCTTTGAACCGACAAGTGGAGAAATATGGATTGATGGTATTGACTATCGTCAAAGAGGTTTATTATGGCTACATAGTAATATAGGATATGTACTACAAACACCACACTTGTTTTCAGGAACGATTAAAGACAATATTCGTTATGGAAACTTAGAAGCTAGTGACAAAGATATCCAAGAAGCAGCAAAATTAGTGAATGCTCATGATTTTATTATGGAATTAGAATTAGGGTATGATTCGATTGTAGGAGAAGGGGGAGATGGCTTATCTTTAGGTCAAAAGCAACTTATTTCCTTTGCAAGAGCAATTGTTTCTAATCCTAAAATATTTGTATTAGATGAAGCTACTGCTTCTATTGATACAAAAACGGAACAATTAATTCAACAAGCTATTTCTAACTTACTAGGAACTAGAACATCTTTTATCGTAGCGCATCGTTTATCAACGATACGTCAAGCTGATAAGATTTTGGTTGTGGATAATGGAAAAATCATAGAGTCTGGAAATCATCAAGAACTATTAGAAAAACAAGGTGCTTATGCTAGTTTATATATCAAACAATTTCAAGAAGAAACAATGAGTATTTTAAAAGATAGGTGA
- a CDS encoding pseudouridine synthase: protein MERLQKVIAASGYTSRRKAEGLIVAGRVEVNGEVVKELGTKVKSGDIITVDGKAIVGENKVYYVFYKPKSCVCTLDDEFDRTKVVDYFTDVKERIYPVGRLDYDTTGVLLMSNDGDFANMIMHPRSHLEKIYEVSIKGIINGESLHKLEKGIYLEGVKTLPCKIKVVDKDMEHGTTMLMIRLQEGKNRQVKRMFETVGHPVKRLHRLSVGGINLKGMTPGTYRILKPQEVKDLKKLVK from the coding sequence ATGGAAAGATTACAAAAAGTAATAGCTGCTAGTGGATATACTTCTAGAAGAAAAGCAGAAGGTTTAATTGTTGCTGGTCGTGTAGAAGTAAATGGAGAAGTAGTGAAAGAACTTGGTACAAAAGTAAAAAGTGGAGATATTATTACAGTAGATGGGAAAGCTATTGTAGGAGAAAATAAAGTGTATTATGTATTCTATAAACCTAAATCTTGTGTATGTACATTAGATGATGAGTTTGATAGAACAAAGGTAGTAGATTATTTTACAGATGTTAAGGAACGTATTTATCCTGTAGGACGTTTGGATTATGATACTACTGGTGTATTATTAATGAGTAATGATGGTGATTTTGCAAATATGATTATGCATCCTCGTAGTCATTTAGAAAAAATTTATGAAGTATCTATTAAAGGAATTATTAATGGAGAATCATTACATAAATTAGAAAAAGGTATTTATTTAGAAGGTGTGAAAACATTGCCTTGTAAAATAAAAGTAGTAGACAAAGATATGGAACATGGTACAACCATGTTAATGATTCGTTTACAAGAAGGAAAAAACAGACAAGTAAAAAGAATGTTTGAAACAGTTGGACATCCTGTTAAAAGATTACATCGTCTAAGTGTTGGTGGAATTAACCTAAAAGGAATGACTCCTGGAACATACCGTATCTTAAAACCTCAAGAAGTAAAAGACTTAAAAAAATTAGTAAAATAA
- a CDS encoding Fic family protein, with product MLDVNHLLGISKDYFEDFISRSTYHSNAIEGNTLSFAETYALLFDNNHCTIHNARAKEIHEAINHKYAINKLLKKITSDNHLIDAEFIIEICQCLNENIICLNGYRMSPVCINGLEKTFPLPMELDSVIEDFIDNYNQLIINGFSLYDLANMHSQFENIHPFVDGNGRAGRLLINYLLLVNNKYPIIIPIEKREDYLQLIENNDITNLAIFFQELHLLEKQRASDFYAMQLEKQGDFNGFSF from the coding sequence ATGTTAGATGTGAATCACTTGTTAGGAATATCTAAGGATTATTTTGAAGATTTTATTTCACGAAGCACTTATCATAGTAATGCGATAGAAGGAAATACTTTGAGTTTTGCTGAAACGTATGCTTTATTATTCGATAACAATCATTGTACTATCCACAATGCACGAGCAAAAGAAATACATGAAGCAATAAATCATAAGTATGCTATCAACAAGCTACTTAAAAAAATAACTTCAGATAATCATTTAATAGATGCAGAGTTTATTATTGAAATATGCCAATGTCTTAATGAAAATATTATATGCTTAAACGGTTATAGGATGAGTCCGGTTTGTATCAATGGTTTAGAAAAAACATTCCCTCTACCAATGGAATTAGATAGTGTTATAGAAGATTTCATTGATAACTATAATCAATTAATTATTAATGGATTTTCATTATATGATCTTGCGAATATGCATAGTCAATTTGAAAACATACATCCTTTTGTTGATGGAAATGGTAGAGCAGGTAGATTACTTATTAACTACTTATTATTAGTAAACAATAAATATCCTATTATCATTCCTATAGAAAAAAGGGAGGATTATCTGCAACTTATAGAAAATAATGATATAACAAACTTAGCTATATTTTTTCAAGAACTGCATCTATTAGAAAAACAACGAGCAAGTGATTTCTATGCAATGCAACTTGAAAAACAAGGGGATTTTAATGGCTTCTCTTTTTAA